Below is a genomic region from Mesorhizobium sp. NZP2298.
CGAGATGCGCTCGCAGACATTGGCCTTCATCAGCTGGATCGCCTTGCGGACACGGAAATCCTGCATCGTGCTGATGCGGATGCGCGTGTCCTGTGGCGCCGAGGCGTCGGCGGCATCGAGCACGCTATCGATGAAGCGCTCGATCTCGTAATTGGCGACGTCGTCGACGCTTTCATTGTCGGTCAGATGGTCGAGCAGGCTTGCGGCGGCCTGGTGCAGCCAGGGCTCCAGCGTGATCGCCGCCTGGGCAAACAATGGCGCGGAGGAGGGCAGGTCGCGGCGGCGCCGCGCCCAGTCGGGATCGATGTAGAAGGCCAGGAACAGGCCCGGCCTGCCATCCTGCGACAGGACGTGGCTGTGCGGTTGCAGAGAATTGATGCCGGCGGCGGTGTGTGGTCCCAGCCGAACCGTCTCGCGGCCGACCGTCATTTCGCCGGCCGTGCCTTCCAGCCAGATGATCAGGTGTGCCTCGACATGGGCATGGGTGACGAAGTCGCTTGCGACATTCAGGACAGAAACATGTCCGAACCGGCCCCAGTAGAGCCTGATCGCTTCCGTCATGGGTATATCCTCCCGCAGGCGACTGGCCTCCCTTCGCCTGCATTGGGATTGTGCGGCCGGTTTCCGGTTTCCGTCAAGGCATCGGCTCGCGGCCGGTACCGATGGCGGGCCGCCTCAGCCGATTTTCAGACTGAGCGATAGGAACCGGAACGAATAGCGCTTCGGCGGCAGAGGCCTCTCAATCGCTGCGGCGGAAGTTGCGGATGCGGTCGAACAACACCGCCAGCAAGATGGCGCCGCCGATGAAGGTGCCCTGCCAGAAGGCGTTGATGCCAAGCAGGCCAAGGCTGTTGCGGATCACCTCGATGAGCGCGGCGCCGACGATGGCACCAAAGGCGGTGCCGACGCCGCCGGCCAGGTTGGCGCCGCCGATGACGGTGGCTGCGATGACCTGCAGCTCCATGCCGGTGCCGAGATTGGTGGTGACGGCGCCGAGCCATCCGGTCTGGATGATGCCGGCAATGCCCGCCGACAGCGCCGAGATCATGTAGACGGCGACCTTGATCTGGCGCACCGGCACGCCGGTCAGCGTTGCAGCGTGCTCGTTGCCACCGATGGCGAAGATGTGGCGGCCGAACTTGGTCCAGCGCAGGACGAAGCCGGTGATCAGCGCCAGCAGGATCATGTAGAGCACCGGATTGGCGATGCCGAACAGCCAGGCGCCGCCGCCCAACGCCAGCAGCTTGTTGTGGTCCGGCCCGAACTGGAAGACGACGGTGTTGTTGGAGGCGACCATGGCCAGGCTGCGGGCAATCGACAGCATGCCGAGCGTCACCACGAAAGGCGGGAAACCGAGATAGGCGATCATGACACCGTTGAAGGCGCCGATGGCAAGCGCGGTGGCGATGGAGGCCAGGATGCCGATTTCGATCGAATAGCCGGCATGCATGGTGACGGCCAGCACCATCGACGACAGGCACAGCACCGACCCGACCGACAGGTCGATACCGCCGGTGATGATGACGAAGGTCATGCCGAGCGCGACGATGGCGACGAAGGTGACGTTGCGGGTGATGTTGTAGAGGTTCTTCGAGGTGGCGAAGGCATCGGTGGCAAACGACAGGAAAATGCAGGCGAGGATGACGGCGATCACCACCCAGAACGTCTGGCTGGAGAACATCCGCGACAGAAAACTGTGCTGCTTCTGCGCGATCGTCTGGTCAAGGGTGACTGCCATTATCGACCTTTCCTGCCGGCGGCGATGCGCGCCAGCGTGGTGAAATACGGGTTTTGCGCCCTCATGCCGCCTGCTCGATGGCGCCGGTGATCAGCCCGGTGACTTCCTCGGGCGAACTCGACGCGATCGTCTTGTCGGCGACCTTCCTGCCGCGCCGCATGACGATGACGCGATCGGCGACATCGAAGACGTCGGGCATGCGGTGGCTGATCAGCACCACCGCGATACCCTGGTTGCGCAGATTGCGGATCAGGTTGAGCACTTCGGCGACCTGCCTGACCGAGATCGCCGCCGTCGGTTCGT
It encodes:
- a CDS encoding AraC family transcriptional regulator produces the protein MTEAIRLYWGRFGHVSVLNVASDFVTHAHVEAHLIIWLEGTAGEMTVGRETVRLGPHTAAGINSLQPHSHVLSQDGRPGLFLAFYIDPDWARRRRDLPSSAPLFAQAAITLEPWLHQAAASLLDHLTDNESVDDVANYEIERFIDSVLDAADASAPQDTRIRISTMQDFRVRKAIQLMKANVCERISFDDVARSVGLSRPHFFALFKEQTNLTPNVYWNTLRMEEAVRQLQWSQEPLISVACNLGFTTQGNFSRFFRDHVGVPPTLYREAARATA
- a CDS encoding ABC transporter permease; the protein is MAVTLDQTIAQKQHSFLSRMFSSQTFWVVIAVILACIFLSFATDAFATSKNLYNITRNVTFVAIVALGMTFVIITGGIDLSVGSVLCLSSMVLAVTMHAGYSIEIGILASIATALAIGAFNGVMIAYLGFPPFVVTLGMLSIARSLAMVASNNTVVFQFGPDHNKLLALGGGAWLFGIANPVLYMILLALITGFVLRWTKFGRHIFAIGGNEHAATLTGVPVRQIKVAVYMISALSAGIAGIIQTGWLGAVTTNLGTGMELQVIAATVIGGANLAGGVGTAFGAIVGAALIEVIRNSLGLLGINAFWQGTFIGGAILLAVLFDRIRNFRRSD